In Gossypium raimondii isolate GPD5lz chromosome 12, ASM2569854v1, whole genome shotgun sequence, a single window of DNA contains:
- the LOC105762948 gene encoding probable protein phosphatase 2C 60 isoform X1 — protein sequence MLSGLMNFLRACFRPRSDQYSHTSLDTGGRQDGLLWYKDTGQHVNGEFSMAVVQANNLLEDQSQLESGCLSLNELGPYGTFVGVYDGHGGPETSRFINEHLFQHLKRFISEQQTMSVDVIRKAYQATEEGFLSLVTKQWPVKPQIAAVGSCCLVGVICGGTLYVANLGDSRAVLGRAVKATGEVLAIQLSAEHNVCIESVRQELQSLHPDDSQIVVLKHNVWRVKGLIQVSRSIGDVYLKKAEFNREPLYSKFRLREPLKRPILSADPSISVHQLQPHDQFVILASDGLWEHLSNQEAVDIVQNHPRSGSARRLVKTALKEAANKREMRYSDLKKIDRGVRRHFHDDITVIVVFLDSNLVSRASSVKGPNLSVKGGGVNLRPNILAPCATPTEAGST from the exons ATGTTATCTGGGTTGATGAACTTTTTGAGGGCCTGTTTTCGGCCAAGGTCAGATCAATACAGTCACACAAGTTTGGATACCGGAGGTCGCCAAGATGGACTTTTGTGGTACAAGGACACAGGGCAGCACGTCAATGGTGAGTTCTCGATGGCAGTGGTTCAGGCAAACAATTTACTTGAGGATCAGAGCCAACTTGAGTCTGGTTGTTTGAGTTTAAATGAGTTGGGTCCCTATGGTACTTTTGTTGGCGTATATGATGGACATGGGGGCCCAGAGACTTCACGTTTCATAAATGAacatctttttcaacatctcaAGC GGTTCATTTCAGAGCAGCAGACAATGTCAGTTGATGTGATACGAAAAGCGTATCAAGCAACAGAAGAGGGTTTTTTGTCTCTTGTTACCAAACAGTGGCCTGTGAAGCCACAAATTGCAGCTGTTGGATCCTGCTGCCTGGTTGGTGTCATATGTGGTGGAACCCTCTATGTTGCCAACCTTGGTGATTCGCGTGCTGTTTTGGGGAGAGCTGTGAAGGCAACAGGAGAGGTTCTAGCCATTCAGCTGTCGGCTGAGCATAATGTGTGCATAGAATCTGTAAGACAAGAGCTGCAGTCATTGCACCCTGATGACTCACAGATTGTTGTTTTGAAGCACAATGTATGGCGTGTAAAAGGTCTCATACAG GTTTCCAGATCAattggtgatgtatatttgaaaAAGGCCGAGTTCAACAGGGAGCCTTTATATTCAAAATTCCGCCTTCGGGAACCTTTGAAAAGGCCAATATTAAGTGCAGACCCATCAATATCAGTTCACCAACTGCAGCCACACGATCAGTTTGTGATACTTGCATCAGATGGGCTCTGGGAGCACTTAAGCAATCAAGAAGCTGTTGATATAGTACAAAATCATCCACGAAGT GGAAGTGCAAGAAGGCTGGTAAAAACTGCTCTAAAAGAAGCAGCAAATAAGAGGGAAATGAGGTATTCTGACTTGAAGAAGATTGACCGCGGCGTGCGTCGGCATTTCCACGATGACATCACAGTAATCGTGGTGTTTCTTGACTCAAACCTTGTGAGCAGGGCTAGTTCGGTTAAGGGTCCGAATCTATCAGTTAAAGGAGGAGGAGTCAACTTGCGTCCTAATATACTGGCTCCTTGTGCCACACCAACAGAAGCTGGCAGTACCTAA
- the LOC105762948 gene encoding probable protein phosphatase 2C 60 isoform X2, with translation MSVDVIRKAYQATEEGFLSLVTKQWPVKPQIAAVGSCCLVGVICGGTLYVANLGDSRAVLGRAVKATGEVLAIQLSAEHNVCIESVRQELQSLHPDDSQIVVLKHNVWRVKGLIQVSRSIGDVYLKKAEFNREPLYSKFRLREPLKRPILSADPSISVHQLQPHDQFVILASDGLWEHLSNQEAVDIVQNHPRSGSARRLVKTALKEAANKREMRYSDLKKIDRGVRRHFHDDITVIVVFLDSNLVSRASSVKGPNLSVKGGGVNLRPNILAPCATPTEAGST, from the exons ATGTCAGTTGATGTGATACGAAAAGCGTATCAAGCAACAGAAGAGGGTTTTTTGTCTCTTGTTACCAAACAGTGGCCTGTGAAGCCACAAATTGCAGCTGTTGGATCCTGCTGCCTGGTTGGTGTCATATGTGGTGGAACCCTCTATGTTGCCAACCTTGGTGATTCGCGTGCTGTTTTGGGGAGAGCTGTGAAGGCAACAGGAGAGGTTCTAGCCATTCAGCTGTCGGCTGAGCATAATGTGTGCATAGAATCTGTAAGACAAGAGCTGCAGTCATTGCACCCTGATGACTCACAGATTGTTGTTTTGAAGCACAATGTATGGCGTGTAAAAGGTCTCATACAG GTTTCCAGATCAattggtgatgtatatttgaaaAAGGCCGAGTTCAACAGGGAGCCTTTATATTCAAAATTCCGCCTTCGGGAACCTTTGAAAAGGCCAATATTAAGTGCAGACCCATCAATATCAGTTCACCAACTGCAGCCACACGATCAGTTTGTGATACTTGCATCAGATGGGCTCTGGGAGCACTTAAGCAATCAAGAAGCTGTTGATATAGTACAAAATCATCCACGAAGT GGAAGTGCAAGAAGGCTGGTAAAAACTGCTCTAAAAGAAGCAGCAAATAAGAGGGAAATGAGGTATTCTGACTTGAAGAAGATTGACCGCGGCGTGCGTCGGCATTTCCACGATGACATCACAGTAATCGTGGTGTTTCTTGACTCAAACCTTGTGAGCAGGGCTAGTTCGGTTAAGGGTCCGAATCTATCAGTTAAAGGAGGAGGAGTCAACTTGCGTCCTAATATACTGGCTCCTTGTGCCACACCAACAGAAGCTGGCAGTACCTAA
- the LOC105762950 gene encoding protein CHAPERONE-LIKE PROTEIN OF POR1, chloroplastic → MAATTLSVRSNRLTPGTPIPRPPVNLPTQTYPSFKPTKTEPWRATTIVHSRRILAARAGSRADDSAPFEMSVENALKLLGVSENASFDDILRAKNSIVASIKDDQEAIAQVEAAYDMLLMRSLTQRRAGKVVDRSIRYADVKSVNPSGVGSMPRWVQTTVKNLPVSVVAPVTSELGIQAGVYGALMVLTYVNGASTSSVVPYTGPDVPGLILASSFGASLYFMTRKNVKLGKATLITIGGLVAGAVVGSAVENWLQVDIVPLLGIHSPATVVSEFILFSQFLVSMYLR, encoded by the exons ATGGCTGCAACCACACTCTCCGTCCGGTCAAACCGTCTCACTCCAGGCACCCCTATTCCCAGACCGCCGGTCAACCTCCCCACCCAAACCTACCCTTCTTTTAAACCCACAAAGACCGAGCCCTGGAGAGCCACCACAATCGTCCACTCCCGGCGAATATTAGCAGCTCGAGCTGGTTCACGAGCTGATGATTCGGCTCCCTTCGAGATGTCTGTTGAGAACGCGCTCAAGCTCCTTGGGGTCTCCGAAAATGCTTCTTTTGATGATATTCTTCGCGCCAAGAATTCGATTGTTGCCTCTATTAAGGATGACCAAGAAGCTATCGCTCAG gtTGAGGCTGCGTATGACATGTTGCTTATGCGAAGCTTAACCCAACGACGAGCCGGAAAGGTGGTGGACAGGAGCATTAGATATGCAGATGTTAAATCTGTTAATCCTTCCGGGGTGGGATCGATGCCACGGTGGGTGCAAACGACTGTGAAGAATTTACCTGTTTCAGTTGTAGCGCCGGTTACAAGCGAATTGGGCATACAAGCTGGTGTATATGGAGCTCTTATGGTTCTGACGTATGTGAATGGAGCTTCTACGTCCTCTGTGGTTCCTTACACCGGACCTGATGTTCCTGGGCTTATCTTAGCAAGTAGCTTTGGAGCTTCCTTATATTTTATGACCAGAAAGAATGTCAAGCTAG GTAAGGCTACATTGATTACTATAGGGGGGCTTGTTGCTGGTGCAGTGGTGGGATCAGCTGTTGAAAACTGGTTGCAGGTAGACATTGTCCCGTTGCTTGGGATACACTCTCCGGCTACCGTAGTTAGTGAATTCATACTCTTCTCTCAGTTCTTGGTTTCAATGTATCTAAGGTAG
- the LOC105762946 gene encoding uncharacterized protein LOC105762946, with translation MLAMSKWFTLTPFMSNRFSKRVGFSNSPGSVRAHVNGGGDDTNNSKNNDKKKKVVVVGSGWAGLGAAHHLCKQGFDVTVLDGGDGIGSPDNVGIQGFWYPYKNIFSLVDELAIKPFTSWTRSAQYSGEGLEVEFPVYQELPQLPTPLGTLYHTQFVRLPLVDRLTSLPLMAAVIDFDNTDVAWKKYDSITARELFKRFGCSERLYQDIFGPLLQVGLFAPAEQCSAAATLGLLYYLTLAHQKHFDVAFCRGTTKQKIFEPWVESLKAKGCEMLEDKKVTDFNFDEETGCVTEVVCGNEAYSVDAVVVAVGITTLQETIKKSAALCKREEFLKVLNLAGIDVVTVKLWLDRKVAIPNPSNACAGFDDLFGCTIFDLNVIHDEHKDDTETVLEADFYHANELLPLNDELVTEKVISYLSKYINDLESACVVAKEIGRFPKRLTHFFPGSYKYMMRGSTSFPNLFMAGDWIITRHGSWLQEKSYVTGLEAANRVVDYLEEGSFAKVIPVEEDEPHIEALRSLNRRLNEIISQVPLSSYFLQ, from the exons ATGTTGGCTATGAGTAAATGGTTCACGCTCACACCTTTTATGTCTAACAGGTTTAGTAAGAGAGTTGGGTTTTCCAACAGCCCTGGTTCTGTTCGAGCCCATGTCAATGGAGGAGGAGACGACACCAACAACAGTAAAAACAACgacaagaagaagaaagttgtGGTGGTTGGCTCGGGTTGGGCTGGTCTCGGTGCTGCTCACCATCTCTGCAAACAG GGATTTGATGTTACTGTTCTTGATGGTGGTGATGGTATAGGCAGTCCAGATAATGTCGGTATCCAAG GGTTTTGGTATccctataaaaatatattcagtCTTGTTGATGAGTTGGCTATCAAGCCCTTCACTAGCTGGACAAGATCTGCACAGTATTCAGGGGAAGGATTAGAG GTTGAATTTCCAGTATACCAGGAACTCCCTCAATTGCCAACTCCATTAGGAACCTTATACCACACTCAA TTTGTCCGACTCCCCTTGGTTGATAGATTAACATCACTTCCTCTGATGGCTGCAG TAATTGACTTTGACAACACTGATGTTGCCTGGAAAAAATATGATTCAA TTACTGCAAGGGAGCTTTTTAAACGGTTTGGATGCTCAGAGAGGCTCTATCAGGATATTTTTGGTCCGTTACTTCAAGTGGGTTTGTTTGCTCCAGCAGAGCAATGTAGTGCTGCAGCAACTCTAGGACTGCTATATTATTTAACTCTTGCCCACCAG AAGCATTTCGATGTAGCATTTTGTCGTGGAACTACTAAGCAGAAAATTTTCGAGCCATGGGTGGAGTCTTTGAAGGCTAAAGGTTGTGAAATGTTGGAGGATAAAAAGGTGACAGATTTTAACTTCGATGAGGAAACAGGTTGTGTAACAGAAGTAGTTTGTGGCAACGAGGCATACAGTGTTGATGCAGTTGTCGTGGCTGTTGGGATCACCACACTTCAAGAAACTATCAAGAAAAG TGCAGCATTATGTAAACGGGAAGAGTTTCTGAAAGTTTTGAACTTAGCCGGCATCGATGTGGTTACTgtcaagttgtggctggatagGAAG GTTGCCATCCCGAATCCAAGCAACGCTTGTGCTGGATTTGATGATTTATTCGGGTGCACCATCTTTGACTTGAATGTAATTCATGACGAACATAAAGATGATACAGAAACTGTATTAGAAGCTGATTTT TATCATGCCAATGAGTTGCTGCCTTTGAATGATGAGCTTGTAACCGAAAAGGTTATTTCATACCTATCAAAGTACATAAATGACCTCGAGAGTGCCTGTGTGGTGGCCAAAGAAATAGGAAGGTTTCCGAAAAGATTGACTCATTTTTTCCCGG GTTCATATAAGTACATGATGCGTGGATCTACATCGTTCCCTAATTTGTTTATGGCCGGAGACTGGATAATAACTCGACACGGTTCCTGGCTACAG GAGAAATCATATGTCACGGGGCTTGAAGCTGCAAACAGAGTGGTAGATTATCTTGAAGAAGGGAGTTTTGCCAAAGTGATTCCTGTTGAGGAAGACGAGCCTCACATTGAAGCACTTCGCAGCTTAAATAGACGGCTTAACGAGATCATCAGCCAAGTTCCCTTGTCCAGTTATTTTCTTCAATAG